Proteins from a genomic interval of Chanos chanos chromosome 3, fChaCha1.1, whole genome shotgun sequence:
- the c1ql3a gene encoding complement C1q-like protein 3, with translation MVLVLVILIPVLVNSAGTSAHYEMLGTCRMVCDPYGTKSPTSTATADTVRDNSLMQSLPTFIQGPKGEPGRPGKAGPRGPPGEPGPPGPAGPPGEKGEPGRPGLPGPPGPNAAAGAISAATYSTVPKIAFYAGLKKQHEGYELLKFDDVVTNLGNHYDPTTGKFTCSIPGIYFFTYHVLMRGGDGTSMWADLCKNNQVRASAIAQDADQNYDYASNSAVLHLEPGDEVYIKLDGGKAHGGNNNKYSTFSGFIIYAD, from the exons ATggtgttagtgctggtgattCTTATCCCAGTCTTAGTCAACTCTGCTGGAACTTCGGCGCACTATGAGATGCTCGGTACCTGCAGAATGGTGTGCGACCCATATGGAACAAAGTCTCCGACAAGCACCGCCACAGCAGACACCGTTCGTGATAACAGCCTCATGCAGTCTTTACCAACTTTTATACAAGGTCCAAAAGGAGAACCCGGACGCCCAGGGAAGGCGGGGCCCAGGGGCCCACCCGGTGAGCCCGGTCCTCCCGGGCCAGCCGGTCCAcctggagagaaaggagagccGGGGAGACCAGGATTGCCCGGACCACCTGGACCAAATGCTGCGGCGGGGGCCATCAGCGCCGCAACGTACAGCACCGTACCCAAAATCGCCTTTTACGCTGGCCTTAAAAAGCAACATGAAGGTTACGAGTTGCTGAAATTCGACGACGTGGTCACAAATCTTGGAAATCACTACGATCCAACAACGGGGAAATTTACCTGCTCTATACCAGGAATATACTTCTTTACATATCATGTTTTGATGCGCGGCGGAGACGGAACCAGTATGTGGGCAGATCTGTGCAAAAATAACCAG GTTCGGGCCAGTGCCATAGCCCAGGATGCTGATCAGAATTATGACTATGCCAGCAACAGTGCAGTTCTGCATCTGGAGCCTGGAGATGAAGTCTACATCAAACTGGATGGAGGAAAAGCTCATGgaggcaacaacaacaagtaCAGCACTTTCTCTGGTTTCATCATCTATGCTGACTAG